The genomic segment GGGGGGAGGGGGCGGGAGGAGCCAGGGCTTCGTCTTCCAGGTAGAGTTCCACCGCCTCCTGGACGTTGGCGGCCAGTTCTTCCAGGGTGTCGCCCGCCGTGAAGCAGCCCGGGAAATCCGGGATGCTGGCGCTGTAGCCCGGGCTGTCCGGGTCGGTATGGACGATGACAGGATACTTCATGACGTACCTCGCGGGGGCCGCGTGGGCAGGAGCGGGACGCCCGCCTGCCGCTCGATGCTGCGCAGAGTCCCAAGCTTGATGTCCTTGCGCGGGTCCGGAACGATCACCGTCCTGCCGTCCGGATGGCGCAACTTCAAATGACTGCCACGCTGCCCGACCTTTTGAAATCCGGCCTGCTCCAGTTTGCGGATGACTTCGCGGCTG from the Desulfocurvus vexinensis DSM 17965 genome contains:
- a CDS encoding type II toxin-antitoxin system HicA family toxin, coding for MTSREVIRKLEQAGFQKVGQRGSHLKLRHPDGRTVIVPDPRKDIKLGTLRSIERQAGVPLLPTRPPRGTS